The genomic DNA AGCACCACCACGGTGGGCCGCTGCTCGTGCATTGTCAGACCTTTCGAGAAGGGAGAACGAGGCATTTCAGATGATTCACACGGCGAAGATGCCGACCGGCTTTCGAGTTGTCCTACATCTTGCCGGTCGACTGGAGGGACAGTAGCTCTGTGGAAGGCCCGCGACAAGGGGGGAAGGTCAACAGGGCGGGGCGGCGAGTATGCTCGGCGAGGCCGGAAGTCGTCCGACAACTGGGTGGGACGTCGACCGAGGAAAGGGGAACCGGGGTGGCTCAGGGCCGTACGCGACGCCGTCAGCCGAGGGTCGAGCTCTACGAACGGATCGTCGCCGCGATCCATGACGGCACGTATCCGTCCGGTACGAAGCTCCCCGCCGAACCCGTTCTCGCCGCCGAGCTGGGGGTCGGGCGCCCCGCGCTGCGCGAGGTCCTCATCCTGCTCCAGGAGGACGGGGTCATCACCCGCAGACACGGCGTCGGAAGCCGGGTGAACCAGCCCCCCACCACGCGTGGGATCGAGCGGCTCTCACCCGTCGAGGTGCTGCTCGGGCCCGGGACCGCGGTCTGCCGACGGCTCGCCGCCGACCTCGACGAGCCGACCGACTTCTCCGGCTTCCACCTGCGCCTCCCGCCCACCAGCCGCGCCTGGTTCTGGGAGACGCTGATCGAGATCGACGGAGTCCCGGCCGGGTTCGCGCACGAATGGGCGGCCGACGCGCCGACACTCGCCGACCTCGGCCCGGACTTCCTCGACGCGATCGGTGAACCGGCTCCGGGGACGCCGCCCACCAGCATGCTCGCACTCCTGCTCGCCACCGTCGACGACCGTACGCTCGGAGCCAGGAGCACCATGGGCGCGACGATCCTCGGCAAGGAGCGCGGCAGGGCGATGGGCCGGCCGCCGGAGACCCCGGCGATCCTGATCACCCAGGTCGTGACCGCGGACGCCCACCCGGTCCTCGCCGCGAAGTATCTGCTCCCGGCGGGCGCACCGCTGATCCATCTGACCCAGCGTCACTGACACGCCCACCGGCCCCGGTCGTACCGGAGGCGGCGGCCCCGGTCCCGGGAAGGGCGGCCGAGCCCTACCGGGCCGGGTCGTGGCGGGCGCTACCGGGCCGGTGGTACCAGGCGCTACCGGGGCCCGTCGTACCAGGCGAACGCCGAGATCCGCCAGCCATCCGGGGTGCGGACGAACTGGATCGTCTTCGTCCCGCCGCCCTCGAACGGCTCACCGTCCAGGACCCCGGACTTGCGGTACTCACCGAACCGCGACGCGATGTCGCCGGTGATGTCGGTCCGTTCGGAGGTCTCCCACTCGGAGAACTCCGCCAGCCGGCCGTCCGCCAGCAGCCGTTCGCGAGGCGCGATGAACTCCTCCACGGTGTAGGCCGTGAACTCCGGACCGGTCTTGACGATCACGCCGCCGGGAAGAACCAGCCGACGGATCCGCCCCACATCGGCGGACGTGCCGCCCCGGTTGTCGAAGGCGCCGAAGAACTCGGCTGTGACGGCGTCGAGTTCGGTCTTGGGGGTGGCGGGGGCCTTGGACGTGCTGAGGTCCTGGGACGTGCTGGAGTCCTTGGGCATGGCGGGACGGTAGCACTCGGCCGGGCACGGTCGACGCCTCGCTCACGCCTCCGCTTCGACGTACCGGAACTCCGGACCGTAGGTCGATCCGCTGTTGTCGGGCAGCGGGATCCGCATCAGCTCCTGCGCCGGTG from Streptomyces sp. NBC_00654 includes the following:
- a CDS encoding GntR family transcriptional regulator, which produces MAQGRTRRRQPRVELYERIVAAIHDGTYPSGTKLPAEPVLAAELGVGRPALREVLILLQEDGVITRRHGVGSRVNQPPTTRGIERLSPVEVLLGPGTAVCRRLAADLDEPTDFSGFHLRLPPTSRAWFWETLIEIDGVPAGFAHEWAADAPTLADLGPDFLDAIGEPAPGTPPTSMLALLLATVDDRTLGARSTMGATILGKERGRAMGRPPETPAILITQVVTADAHPVLAAKYLLPAGAPLIHLTQRH
- a CDS encoding DUF4440 domain-containing protein, which encodes MPKDSSTSQDLSTSKAPATPKTELDAVTAEFFGAFDNRGGTSADVGRIRRLVLPGGVIVKTGPEFTAYTVEEFIAPRERLLADGRLAEFSEWETSERTDITGDIASRFGEYRKSGVLDGEPFEGGGTKTIQFVRTPDGWRISAFAWYDGPR